From Salinirubrum litoreum, one genomic window encodes:
- a CDS encoding AGE family epimerase/isomerase, which translates to MTEYRRRPWLADRAGAIHSFYYPTCVDEANGGFVAQLDAETGDVYDQHAKHVVATARFTTNFWRGLQFCAAESDATGTEFGDAPSTDTALQRQVERGVETLRSAFRDDRHGGYHWRLDGRTPVSSRRVCYGHAFVLLAFARAVSAGVDGAERGLADVASVLDDRFYEPSAELYSSEYDETWTDSEDYRGQNANMHACEALLATYEATDDRTHLDRATRLAERLCVDLTGPTDGRIWEHYTADWTHDFEYYRDSPADKFRPWGFQPGHHVEWAKLLGLLDRSHESAPDWLLPRARSLYDYAVTAGWDELYGGFHYTLDRNDEPIVDDKYGWPVAEAIGAAAVLYERTGERRYLADYDRFWNYAQRRLTAPAGNWYERVSRQGEPYDTSAGPAVEPGYHPIGACYESWRSFGRRPP; encoded by the coding sequence ATGACCGAGTATCGTCGCCGACCGTGGCTCGCCGACCGTGCCGGAGCGATCCACTCGTTCTACTACCCGACGTGTGTCGACGAAGCAAACGGCGGATTCGTCGCACAACTCGACGCGGAGACGGGCGACGTCTACGACCAGCACGCGAAGCACGTCGTGGCGACCGCTCGCTTCACGACGAACTTCTGGCGAGGACTCCAGTTCTGTGCCGCCGAGTCGGACGCGACCGGGACCGAGTTCGGCGACGCCCCGTCGACCGACACGGCGCTCCAGAGACAGGTCGAGCGTGGCGTCGAGACCCTCCGGTCGGCCTTCCGCGACGACCGTCACGGCGGCTATCACTGGCGACTCGACGGCCGGACACCAGTGTCGTCCCGACGCGTCTGTTACGGTCACGCGTTCGTCCTCCTCGCGTTCGCCCGCGCGGTCAGTGCCGGCGTCGACGGTGCCGAGCGAGGGCTCGCTGACGTCGCGTCGGTACTCGACGACAGATTCTACGAACCTTCAGCCGAGTTGTACAGCAGCGAGTACGACGAGACGTGGACCGATTCGGAGGACTACCGTGGACAGAACGCCAACATGCACGCCTGCGAAGCACTGCTCGCGACCTACGAGGCGACCGACGACCGGACCCACCTCGACCGGGCGACACGTCTCGCGGAGCGGCTTTGCGTCGACCTGACCGGGCCGACCGACGGTCGTATCTGGGAACATTACACCGCAGACTGGACGCACGACTTCGAGTACTACCGGGACTCGCCGGCGGACAAGTTCCGTCCGTGGGGGTTCCAGCCCGGCCACCACGTGGAGTGGGCGAAGTTGCTGGGCCTGCTCGACCGCAGCCACGAGTCGGCCCCGGACTGGCTCCTCCCTCGTGCCCGGTCGTTGTACGACTACGCGGTCACCGCCGGGTGGGACGAACTGTACGGCGGGTTCCACTACACCCTCGACCGGAACGACGAGCCGATCGTCGACGACAAGTACGGCTGGCCGGTCGCAGAGGCCATCGGTGCGGCGGCCGTCCTCTACGAACGAACCGGCGAGCGACGCTACCTCGCGGACTACGACCGGTTCTGGAACTACGCACAGCGCCGGTTGACCGCACCCGCCGGGAACTGGTACGAGCGTGTCTCCCGGCAGGGGGAGCCGTACGATACCTCGGCGGGACCGGCGGTCGAACCGGGATACCACCCGATCGGTGCCTGCTACGAGTCGTGGCGGTCGTTCGGCCGCCGTCCACCCTGA
- a CDS encoding amylo-alpha-1,6-glucosidase: MPPRTLVDGYTYLVLPDGESTRFTRDDVGGLYHRDTRYLSALQWTVDGQPLRTLQSTLRTPAVQRELLAPATPTVNDISAGSVPKHSGLVARRATAVAEGQGLVQRLTVSNHTPESTEHEVRVTFDVDFADLFEVRGFDSTIERAITRAHEDGVVTGTYEFAHDGETSRYTTRLTTESDEVEASVDAFAWSPTVPPQGTRTVELAVGLDGRTPSTSPDELSSDTAGPIDVEGVPTSEARHGPVVEQAAADLTALTTETPVGPVPLAGTPWFVTPFGRDALLTAYQTLPVAPTLAVGTLRYLARHRATTTDPVTEAEPGKILHEQRNGELAARGLIPHTPYYGTVDATPLWVVLLAETVAWLDSPALATDLRAPLRDALEWIYRATERGPDDPFVYYDSSDHGLTHKAWKDTADSIRAADGTPAGRPLAVAEVQSYASRALADGAELLERIDTDTAPPRPLDEYAARASTLRTRFDEEFWLPDAQFYAVAKTGTGDIVDSVTSNIGHCLWMETIPAERVDPVAARLTDDALAGGWGLRTLSAAEKGYSPVSYHAGGVWPHDTSLTALGLSAHGYGDAADELARHVLDAATSFSHQRLPELYCGFDRTAQPTTYPAACTPQAWAAGAPFAFLRASLGLRPDGTGGVEATRSSSLFPHTAVPDGSVDGVGQRDECSQTDPSSTEQ; encoded by the coding sequence ATGCCACCGAGGACACTCGTCGACGGCTACACGTATCTCGTCCTCCCCGACGGCGAGAGCACGCGGTTCACACGGGACGACGTCGGAGGGCTGTACCACCGGGATACGCGGTATCTCTCGGCGTTACAGTGGACCGTCGACGGCCAACCCCTCCGAACGTTACAGTCGACGCTTCGGACGCCGGCCGTCCAGCGGGAACTCCTCGCGCCGGCGACTCCCACGGTCAACGACATCTCGGCGGGGAGCGTCCCCAAGCACAGCGGACTGGTCGCCAGACGAGCGACCGCCGTCGCCGAGGGGCAGGGACTCGTGCAACGACTCACCGTCTCGAACCACACGCCGGAGTCGACCGAACACGAGGTCCGCGTGACGTTCGACGTCGACTTCGCGGATCTGTTCGAGGTTCGGGGGTTCGACAGCACCATCGAGCGAGCGATCACGCGGGCACACGAGGACGGAGTGGTGACCGGGACCTACGAGTTCGCCCACGACGGCGAGACGTCGCGATACACGACCCGACTCACGACCGAGTCGGACGAGGTGGAGGCATCGGTCGACGCGTTCGCGTGGTCGCCGACGGTGCCACCACAGGGGACGCGGACGGTCGAACTCGCGGTCGGTCTCGACGGGCGTACGCCGTCGACGTCGCCCGACGAACTGTCGTCGGACACCGCCGGACCGATCGACGTCGAGGGGGTCCCCACGTCCGAAGCACGCCACGGTCCCGTCGTCGAACAGGCGGCCGCCGACCTCACGGCCCTCACGACCGAGACGCCGGTGGGACCGGTCCCGCTCGCCGGAACGCCGTGGTTCGTGACGCCGTTCGGTCGGGACGCACTGCTCACCGCGTACCAGACGCTCCCCGTGGCCCCCACACTGGCAGTCGGGACGCTCCGGTACCTCGCACGGCACCGGGCGACGACGACCGATCCCGTGACCGAGGCGGAACCGGGGAAGATACTCCACGAGCAGCGGAACGGCGAACTGGCGGCGCGCGGCCTGATTCCGCACACGCCCTACTACGGGACGGTCGACGCGACACCGCTGTGGGTCGTCCTGCTCGCAGAGACGGTCGCGTGGCTCGACTCGCCCGCGCTCGCAACCGACCTCCGGGCGCCGCTCCGCGACGCTCTCGAGTGGATCTACCGTGCGACCGAGCGCGGCCCCGACGACCCCTTCGTCTACTACGACTCCTCGGACCACGGGCTGACGCACAAGGCGTGGAAGGACACCGCAGACAGCATTCGCGCTGCCGACGGGACCCCCGCCGGTCGCCCCCTCGCGGTCGCCGAGGTCCAGAGCTACGCCAGCAGGGCACTCGCGGACGGTGCGGAGTTGCTCGAACGGATCGACACCGACACGGCACCGCCCCGCCCGCTCGACGAGTACGCGGCTCGTGCGTCGACCCTTCGGACGCGGTTCGACGAGGAGTTCTGGCTCCCGGACGCGCAGTTCTACGCCGTCGCCAAGACCGGTACGGGCGACATCGTCGACTCGGTCACGTCGAACATCGGCCACTGTCTCTGGATGGAGACGATTCCGGCCGAGCGTGTCGACCCAGTCGCAGCGCGGTTGACGGACGACGCGCTCGCGGGGGGCTGGGGACTCAGGACGCTGAGCGCGGCCGAGAAGGGCTACAGTCCGGTCTCGTACCACGCTGGCGGGGTCTGGCCCCACGACACCTCGCTGACTGCCCTCGGATTGTCGGCGCACGGCTACGGCGACGCCGCGGACGAACTGGCTCGCCACGTGCTGGACGCGGCGACGTCGTTCTCCCACCAGCGACTCCCGGAACTGTACTGTGGGTTCGACCGGACAGCACAGCCGACGACGTACCCTGCGGCTTGCACACCGCAAGCGTGGGCTGCGGGCGCGCCCTTCGCCTTCCTCAGAGCGAGCCTCGGCCTGCGACCCGACGGTACCGGTGGCGTCGAGGCGACCCGGTCCTCGTCGCTGTTCCCGCACACTGCGGTGCCCGACGGTTCGGTCGACGGAGTCGGACAGCGAGACGAGTGCTCACAGACGGACCCGTCGTCCACAGAACAATGA
- a CDS encoding serine hydrolase domain-containing protein, whose product MPELTDGDRERLRAAFDRQLDVGLHHGAQLAVYVDGELVADFAGGTTGPEGEQTTPDTRHLVFSCTKPYAGVGLHQLIEQGEADYDDPVVDHWPTFADEGTQKAEITIRHVLSHTAGIPYGEFDDRAEEWGDWDAVVEAMEDIDPVFTPGERPAYHTFNYGWLVGELIRRLSGQHVDEYVAEHVFEPLGMERTSIGLADDEADDVATLSGFEMYDRCRDPGEGLGIPAAESATAFNEESVRRAVIPAANGVGTARDMARFYACMANGGELDGTRLLDDETVAAATRTHAETESDGTLSRPARYALGFWTGGLANDMFGSLSRERMFGHAGLGSIFGWGDPELNVGFAYVTNGIREESWEHAARVAGLSDAVRLALLESR is encoded by the coding sequence ATGCCCGAACTCACCGACGGCGACCGGGAGCGACTTCGCGCAGCCTTCGACCGACAACTCGACGTCGGCCTGCACCACGGCGCACAACTGGCCGTCTACGTCGACGGTGAGTTGGTCGCGGACTTCGCCGGCGGGACCACCGGCCCCGAGGGTGAACAGACCACGCCTGACACACGACATCTCGTCTTCTCCTGTACGAAACCCTACGCCGGCGTCGGACTCCACCAACTGATCGAACAGGGCGAGGCCGACTACGACGACCCGGTGGTCGACCACTGGCCCACGTTCGCCGACGAGGGGACACAGAAAGCCGAGATCACGATTCGCCACGTGTTGAGCCACACGGCCGGCATCCCCTACGGCGAGTTCGACGACCGTGCCGAGGAGTGGGGCGACTGGGACGCGGTCGTAGAGGCGATGGAGGATATCGACCCCGTCTTCACACCGGGCGAGCGACCCGCCTATCACACCTTCAACTACGGTTGGCTGGTCGGCGAACTGATCCGACGGCTCAGCGGCCAGCACGTCGACGAGTACGTCGCAGAGCACGTCTTCGAGCCACTCGGGATGGAACGGACCTCGATCGGACTCGCCGACGACGAGGCGGACGACGTGGCGACGCTCTCCGGCTTCGAGATGTACGACCGGTGCCGCGATCCGGGTGAGGGACTCGGCATCCCCGCCGCCGAGTCGGCGACGGCGTTCAACGAGGAGTCGGTTCGGCGGGCCGTCATCCCGGCGGCGAACGGGGTCGGCACCGCCCGCGACATGGCGCGCTTCTACGCCTGCATGGCGAACGGCGGCGAACTCGACGGGACGCGCCTGCTCGACGACGAGACGGTCGCGGCGGCGACTCGCACCCACGCCGAGACAGAGTCAGATGGAACGCTCTCGCGGCCAGCACGCTACGCACTCGGCTTCTGGACCGGCGGGCTGGCGAACGACATGTTCGGGTCGCTCAGCCGCGAGCGGATGTTCGGTCACGCCGGCCTCGGGAGCATCTTCGGGTGGGGCGATCCGGAGTTGAACGTCGGGTTCGCGTACGTCACGAACGGGATTCGCGAGGAGTCGTGGGAACACGCCGCCCGCGTCGCCGGGCTCTCGGATGCCGTCCGGTTGGCGCTGTTGGAGTCGCGCTGA
- a CDS encoding prohibitin family protein gives MPSARQNALAVGLGLLLVVSLVAGVLAYRQVPEGQAGVQKEWGAVTGTTLEPGAHWKVPIMTTVQGVETRPRTYTMSATEGEGEKSRADAITVKTVNGSSVDVDVTIRYRINPSQADTFVEDWNREQQMEARLIRPTIRTVLRDEASSLQTTGTDAIYTQTGRAALEEAALGALREEFDDEPITLEAVQIRNIDLPEQIDQTLDQKEQAKQQVEVEKEKVRQEEARAEQKIVQAEADAEAIEIRGEALRENQVVLQQRYIEALKEGETIYVPTESGGLTLTRDVTADVDAESTTGTNTTANTTG, from the coding sequence ATGCCCTCCGCACGACAGAATGCACTCGCAGTCGGCCTCGGACTCCTCCTCGTCGTGAGTCTCGTGGCCGGCGTACTGGCATACAGACAGGTCCCCGAAGGACAGGCCGGCGTCCAAAAGGAGTGGGGTGCAGTCACCGGCACGACACTCGAACCCGGCGCACACTGGAAGGTCCCGATCATGACGACCGTCCAGGGCGTGGAGACGCGGCCCCGGACGTACACGATGAGCGCGACCGAAGGTGAGGGTGAGAAGTCGAGAGCCGACGCGATCACCGTCAAGACGGTCAACGGCTCCTCGGTCGACGTCGACGTGACCATCCGCTACCGGATCAACCCCTCGCAGGCGGACACGTTCGTCGAAGACTGGAACCGCGAACAGCAGATGGAAGCACGACTCATCCGTCCGACGATCCGGACGGTCCTCAGAGACGAGGCGTCGAGTCTCCAGACGACCGGCACCGACGCCATCTACACCCAGACGGGCCGTGCCGCACTCGAAGAGGCGGCACTCGGTGCACTGCGTGAGGAGTTCGACGACGAACCGATCACGCTCGAAGCCGTCCAGATCCGCAACATCGACCTGCCGGAACAGATCGACCAGACGCTCGACCAGAAAGAACAGGCGAAACAACAGGTCGAAGTCGAGAAGGAGAAGGTCAGACAGGAAGAGGCCCGTGCCGAACAGAAGATCGTGCAGGCCGAAGCCGACGCCGAGGCGATCGAGATTCGCGGTGAAGCGCTCCGGGAGAACCAGGTCGTCCTGCAACAGCGTTACATCGAGGCGCTCAAGGAGGGCGAGACGATCTACGTCCCGACCGAGAGTGGTGGACTCACCCTCACCCGCGACGTGACCGCGGACGTGGACGCCGAGTCGACCACCGGGACGAACACCACCGCGAACACGACCGGCTGA
- a CDS encoding carbohydrate ABC transporter permease: MAGLERYFESPAQRRETLLGIALILPSVVLISGVVLYPIVYNVYLSFTTVPLNPNQAPTWVGLSNYVDLVTSPRFWQAFRTTLVFTVGSTVLSTLVGLGVALLFDREFRGRRLARGLVLLPHVTPIIAVAFVWQFMLSPLWGTIPNILAEWGLYSAEAGLLSRRSTALPTVIVFSAWRNFPFAFLLFVARLQAIPESMYEAARIDGAGAVAQFKDITLPELKGTIAIVVLLRFIWEFNAFAQVWLLTKQVLTLPIFAYQTAFANFEQGLGAAISLLLFVVQAMFVVGFVTLFGEDKV, translated from the coding sequence GTGGCCGGACTCGAGCGTTACTTCGAGTCGCCCGCTCAGCGACGCGAGACGCTACTCGGCATCGCGCTCATCCTCCCTTCGGTGGTGCTGATCAGCGGGGTCGTCCTCTACCCCATCGTCTACAACGTCTATCTCAGCTTCACGACGGTCCCCCTGAACCCGAACCAAGCACCGACCTGGGTGGGCCTGTCGAACTACGTCGACCTCGTGACGAGTCCCCGGTTCTGGCAGGCGTTCCGGACGACGCTCGTCTTCACCGTCGGGAGTACGGTCCTCTCGACGCTCGTCGGCCTCGGCGTCGCGTTGCTGTTCGACCGCGAGTTCCGGGGGCGACGACTGGCGCGTGGACTCGTCCTCCTGCCGCACGTCACCCCGATCATCGCGGTGGCGTTCGTCTGGCAGTTCATGCTCAGTCCGCTGTGGGGGACCATCCCGAACATCCTCGCAGAGTGGGGGCTCTACAGCGCCGAGGCCGGACTGCTCTCCCGGCGGAGCACCGCCCTGCCGACGGTCATCGTCTTCTCGGCGTGGCGGAACTTCCCGTTCGCCTTCCTCCTGTTCGTCGCTCGACTCCAGGCGATCCCCGAGTCGATGTACGAGGCCGCACGCATCGACGGTGCCGGGGCCGTCGCACAGTTCAAGGACATCACGCTCCCCGAACTGAAGGGAACCATCGCCATCGTCGTCCTGCTCCGGTTCATCTGGGAGTTCAACGCCTTCGCACAGGTGTGGCTCCTCACCAAGCAGGTGCTCACGCTCCCCATCTTCGCGTACCAGACCGCGTTCGCGAACTTCGAACAGGGACTCGGCGCGGCCATCTCGCTCCTGTTGTTCGTCGTGCAGGCGATGTTCGTCGTCGGCTTCGTCACCCTGTTCGGGGAGGACAAGGTATGA
- a CDS encoding erythromycin esterase family protein encodes MADHGADGRPAESVRRALHDAIVPCDTVDPFDPLTDLAAFGTTVGDATVVGLGEPSHGTREVFRLKHRLFRYLVTECGCRTFAIEANVSEAFALDAYVKEGDGTARDRLLDSAVHDVWHCESVLALLEWIRSYNERHPDDQIGVAGFDMQHNETTADHLRSYLETVDPDFFDRIESDLTAVELPAKDEQDVESLQAYGEACDRVATALTDRFDESRQAYVEQTSPEAFERARHQVRVLGQAARQFDALEPGEQSFDHVGIRDEAMAENVARLVGTEDDLVAVWAHNDHVKRGSLASGRYGDMDSMGERLAARDDVDYVPVGISIGSGSVRSYSPDAGRYEVYPVSDLPAGSLPATLTDTGLDVGYLDLTDLSETGPLGEWFARGPARYSITGTAIDGDPVGSVESNPKRDFDGLAFVRKSSPAVGLTDE; translated from the coding sequence ATGGCTGACCACGGAGCAGACGGCCGCCCGGCCGAGTCGGTTCGTCGAGCCCTCCACGACGCGATCGTGCCGTGTGACACGGTCGACCCGTTCGACCCCTTGACCGACCTCGCGGCGTTCGGCACCACCGTCGGCGACGCCACCGTCGTCGGACTGGGAGAGCCGTCACACGGGACCAGAGAGGTGTTCCGACTCAAACACCGACTGTTCAGATACCTCGTCACCGAGTGTGGCTGTCGGACGTTCGCCATCGAGGCGAACGTCTCCGAGGCGTTCGCACTCGACGCCTACGTCAAGGAGGGCGACGGCACCGCACGCGACCGACTACTCGACTCGGCGGTTCACGACGTGTGGCACTGTGAGTCCGTCCTCGCGTTGCTCGAGTGGATCCGGTCGTACAACGAGCGCCACCCGGACGACCAGATCGGTGTCGCCGGCTTCGACATGCAGCACAACGAGACGACCGCCGACCACCTCCGGTCGTATCTCGAAACCGTCGACCCCGACTTCTTCGACCGGATCGAGAGTGACCTCACAGCGGTCGAACTGCCGGCCAAGGACGAGCAGGACGTCGAGAGCCTGCAGGCGTACGGCGAGGCGTGCGACCGGGTCGCCACGGCGCTGACAGACCGGTTCGACGAGTCACGACAGGCGTACGTCGAACAGACGAGTCCGGAGGCCTTCGAGCGGGCGCGCCACCAGGTCCGGGTGTTGGGACAGGCCGCCCGCCAGTTCGACGCGTTGGAGCCGGGCGAGCAGTCGTTCGACCACGTCGGCATTCGAGACGAGGCGATGGCCGAGAACGTCGCCAGACTGGTGGGCACCGAGGACGACCTCGTCGCGGTCTGGGCGCACAACGACCACGTCAAACGCGGCTCGCTCGCCTCGGGCCGCTACGGCGACATGGACTCGATGGGTGAACGACTCGCTGCGCGCGACGACGTCGACTACGTCCCGGTGGGGATCAGCATCGGCTCGGGGTCGGTCCGGAGTTACTCGCCGGACGCGGGGCGATACGAAGTGTATCCGGTCTCCGACCTGCCGGCAGGTTCGCTCCCGGCGACCCTCACAGACACCGGCCTCGATGTCGGCTATCTCGATCTCACGGACCTTTCCGAGACCGGTCCCCTCGGCGAGTGGTTCGCTCGCGGGCCAGCGCGCTACTCGATCACGGGTACGGCCATCGACGGCGATCCGGTCGGCTCGGTCGAATCGAACCCCAAACGCGATTTCGACGGTCTCGCGTTCGTCCGGAAGTCGAGTCCGGCGGTCGGTCTCACGGACGAGTGA
- a CDS encoding ABC transporter substrate-binding protein — protein sequence MAGHGNGQHTAAVTDALSRRRLLQLGGTAAAAGLAGCTGGGGGADEIDYWNIHNGDDFRGPINGIVDGFEESNGTTVNTRYVDNDDIAEQLSSAVASDTLPNVGLLAIQTIQRLGADGSLAPESTTAVIEEIGTDDFRDGPLQFMSSGDGGYYGVPADAWVQGIWYRRSAFEEAGLDEPVTWDAILEAAETFHDPDNDTYGIGFGTQVDAYARQCFTQFARSNGARVLDADANVVFDSDAMVETLEYYQELGQYTPGSVTFDDTRNLYGNEQEHMFLYSSYLLPDLLSDEGEEMVQDTALAPATENTRRSTYGQVLGHAIFGAGDAALTASEDLVTHIMSGDSYVSWVHTNPGGTMPVRQSTAESDAYRDNDIISAWGETIGQISSALGNMDRFDVVEGTLLPEFGQISSQSLVAEAVNRVVINGDDPETVATEQAEAMRSALS from the coding sequence ATGGCTGGACATGGTAACGGTCAACACACGGCGGCAGTGACAGACGCGCTGAGCCGGCGACGACTACTCCAGCTCGGTGGCACGGCGGCAGCAGCCGGCCTGGCTGGCTGCACCGGCGGTGGTGGGGGTGCCGACGAGATCGACTACTGGAACATCCACAACGGCGACGACTTTCGCGGGCCGATCAACGGGATCGTCGACGGCTTCGAGGAGTCGAACGGGACGACGGTAAACACCCGCTACGTCGACAACGACGACATCGCCGAACAGCTCTCCAGTGCGGTCGCGTCCGACACGCTCCCGAACGTCGGGCTGTTGGCGATCCAGACGATCCAGCGCCTCGGTGCGGACGGCTCGCTCGCACCGGAGAGCACGACCGCGGTCATCGAGGAGATCGGCACCGACGACTTCCGCGACGGCCCGCTCCAGTTCATGAGTTCGGGCGACGGCGGCTACTACGGCGTGCCGGCGGACGCGTGGGTCCAGGGGATCTGGTACCGGCGGAGCGCCTTCGAGGAGGCGGGACTCGACGAACCGGTGACGTGGGACGCGATCTTGGAGGCCGCAGAGACGTTCCACGATCCCGACAACGACACGTACGGCATCGGCTTCGGGACGCAGGTCGACGCGTACGCACGGCAGTGTTTCACGCAGTTCGCCCGCTCGAACGGGGCGCGCGTCCTCGACGCCGACGCCAACGTCGTCTTCGACTCCGACGCGATGGTCGAGACGCTCGAGTACTACCAGGAACTCGGCCAGTACACACCGGGGTCGGTGACGTTCGACGACACGCGGAACCTCTACGGCAACGAGCAGGAACACATGTTCCTCTACTCGTCGTACCTCCTCCCGGACCTGCTCTCGGACGAGGGCGAGGAGATGGTCCAAGACACGGCGCTCGCGCCGGCCACGGAGAACACCCGACGGAGCACCTACGGACAGGTGCTCGGTCACGCGATCTTCGGCGCGGGCGACGCCGCCCTCACCGCCTCCGAGGACCTCGTCACCCACATCATGAGCGGGGACTCGTACGTGTCGTGGGTCCACACCAACCCCGGCGGGACGATGCCCGTCAGGCAGTCGACGGCGGAGAGCGACGCCTACCGTGACAACGACATCATCTCGGCGTGGGGCGAGACGATCGGCCAGATCTCCTCGGCACTGGGGAACATGGACCGGTTCGACGTCGTCGAGGGGACGCTGTTGCCGGAGTTCGGACAGATCTCCAGCCAGTCGCTCGTCGCCGAGGCAGTCAACCGGGTGGTCATCAACGGCGACGACCCCGAGACGGTCGCCACCGAACAGGCCGAGGCGATGCGTAGCGCACTCTCATAA
- a CDS encoding SDR family oxidoreductase: MTEQKVAIVTAAGRGIGEACARRLHEDGYTPVLLSPSGSAVDVAAELGGDGFEGSVTEPDDLATLVEATADRYGRIDAVVNNTGHPPSGDLLDITDDEWYQGLDLVLLNTVRMARLVTPIMETQGGGAVVNISTFSAFEPSTEFPVSSVLRAGLGSFTKLYADRYAADGIRMNTVQPGFVDSYEIDDATRAQIPMGRSARTREIADAVAYLLSPASSYVTGQNIRVDGGLTASV; encoded by the coding sequence ATGACCGAACAGAAAGTCGCAATCGTCACGGCGGCAGGACGTGGAATCGGCGAAGCCTGTGCCCGACGACTCCACGAGGACGGCTACACACCCGTCTTGCTCTCGCCGTCGGGGAGTGCCGTCGACGTCGCAGCAGAACTCGGTGGGGACGGGTTCGAGGGGTCGGTGACGGAGCCCGACGACCTGGCGACGCTCGTCGAGGCGACCGCGGACCGCTACGGCCGTATCGACGCGGTCGTGAACAACACCGGCCACCCGCCGTCTGGCGACCTCCTCGACATCACCGACGACGAGTGGTACCAGGGACTCGACCTCGTGCTGTTGAATACGGTTCGGATGGCACGACTCGTCACGCCCATCATGGAGACGCAGGGTGGCGGGGCAGTCGTGAACATCTCGACGTTCTCGGCGTTCGAGCCGTCGACCGAGTTCCCCGTCTCGTCGGTGCTCCGTGCCGGACTCGGCAGCTTCACCAAACTCTACGCCGACCGGTACGCGGCAGACGGTATCCGGATGAACACTGTCCAACCGGGGTTCGTCGACAGCTACGAGATCGACGACGCGACACGCGCTCAGATTCCGATGGGTCGGTCGGCCCGGACTCGCGAGATCGCAGATGCGGTCGCCTACCTTCTCTCGCCGGCATCGAGTTACGTCACCGGACAGAACATCCGCGTCGACGGCGGCTTGACGGCGTCTGTCTGA
- a CDS encoding PQQ-binding-like beta-propeller repeat protein, with protein MTKQPIAERKPMCPSRRRVLSSAGAAAVAAVGASTALGDTRTPPTDTESTTPEVVPDWPMSRYDPAGTASSPTATGPKDDVRTAWTTAAPDWFAGTSAPILFEQTLYAAGGGMLALDVETGARRFDFPGAYRSTPAVARTDVYRTPTLATTATAGLFGVNAKGGIDLPFTNRNLGGERWHGPRATGSGYLGSLAPVPAVTAGSRVFTPVAGTNDVVAVDPANGDVAWERVVNEDDTVSSQPRRPAVRDGTVYVTSWPSRTRAYDATTGERRWRRDLDDQLLLPPVATTEGVVVPSRQYVWLLDPDDGTTLWRRDLDGNATESAPAVADGRVFLTDEQGSLYALDLATGETDWTASFDGATAPVVADGVVYAVRSGVELLAFDAATGDRQFRFSPSQVPLSPPAVGDGTLYLSNRQRVVALEDGR; from the coding sequence ATGACTAAACAACCCATCGCCGAACGGAAGCCCATGTGTCCCTCCAGACGCCGCGTCCTCTCGAGTGCAGGCGCTGCGGCCGTCGCAGCCGTCGGTGCCAGCACCGCACTCGGCGACACTCGGACTCCCCCGACAGACACGGAGTCGACGACTCCCGAGGTGGTCCCCGACTGGCCGATGTCCCGGTACGACCCGGCCGGGACCGCGTCCTCACCGACCGCCACAGGCCCCAAAGACGACGTCCGGACGGCGTGGACGACCGCTGCACCCGACTGGTTCGCCGGGACGAGCGCGCCGATTCTCTTCGAGCAGACGCTGTACGCGGCCGGCGGCGGGATGCTCGCACTCGACGTCGAGACGGGCGCGCGACGATTCGACTTTCCCGGCGCGTATCGGTCGACACCGGCGGTCGCACGGACAGACGTGTATCGAACCCCGACGCTCGCGACGACGGCCACGGCGGGCCTGTTCGGTGTGAACGCGAAGGGGGGCATCGACCTCCCGTTCACGAATCGCAACCTCGGTGGCGAACGCTGGCACGGGCCGAGGGCCACCGGGTCAGGCTACCTCGGCAGCCTCGCGCCCGTTCCAGCCGTCACCGCGGGCAGTCGCGTGTTCACCCCAGTCGCGGGGACGAACGACGTCGTGGCGGTCGACCCAGCGAACGGTGACGTCGCGTGGGAGCGTGTCGTCAACGAAGACGACACGGTCAGTTCTCAGCCCCGGCGTCCGGCCGTCCGTGACGGGACGGTGTACGTGACGAGTTGGCCGTCCCGGACGAGAGCGTACGACGCGACGACGGGCGAACGACGGTGGCGACGTGACCTCGACGACCAGCTCCTGCTCCCGCCGGTCGCGACGACCGAAGGGGTCGTCGTCCCCTCACGGCAGTACGTGTGGCTACTCGACCCGGACGACGGCACCACGCTGTGGCGGCGTGACCTCGACGGGAACGCGACCGAGAGCGCACCCGCAGTCGCCGACGGGCGCGTGTTTCTCACCGACGAACAGGGGTCGCTGTACGCACTCGACCTCGCAACCGGCGAGACCGACTGGACGGCGTCGTTCGACGGAGCCACTGCGCCCGTCGTCGCAGACGGTGTCGTGTACGCGGTCCGCTCGGGGGTCGAACTCCTCGCGTTCGACGCGGCGACTGGCGACCGCCAGTTTCGCTTCTCACCCTCGCAGGTCCCACTCTCTCCACCGGCCGTCGGCGACGGGACGCTGTACCTCTCGAACCGGCAGCGCGTCGTCGCACTGGAGGACGGTCGATGA